One genomic region from Hyalangium minutum encodes:
- a CDS encoding bifunctional serine/threonine-protein kinase/formylglycine-generating enzyme family protein → MAPMLRTSALAESPCLTDELLAGLVDGQLTLEERERVHAHAARCKSCCELLVAVTRGGLSQEVLPVFSSQPAEPAEPVPADWTPPEEFHQFRLVRPLGRGAMGIVYLAQDRTLDRHVAVKFIAAPWPDARARERFQTEARAIARLNHVHVVTVFSASEIEGHPYIVSEYLTGSSLARLALPLPWRRVLDLGIGLSQGLAAAHRQGVLHRDLKPDNLFLTSEGEVKLLDFGLAELVDSSARAESTGVRTPAGTPRYMAPELFRGELATPQSDLYALGLILYELCTGTLPSRHRSGPPAPEEAPPAHTLPERVPGLAPEFAALIERCLHADPQARFPSAEALCAELERLEPLHAAATLPTGNPYRGLAPFEAEHREHFFGRDADIRAVIERLRHQPVVLVTGDSGVGKSSLCRAGILPRAARGALDEFLNFSTVTLEPGRRPVAALAAALAPVLGLPEAELGTRLNGEPDWLGPALRETCQQGRGLLLFVDQLEELVTLSEPAQAARFASLLGELALPAPGVHVLLASRGDFLTRVGALPSLGDAVERALYLLRPLSPDGVREAITGPARSHGVVFESEALVQTLVEATAQGSGSLPLLQFTLAELWERRDTERHCITRAALEGMDGVAGALSRHADGVLARLDRAEQQAARRLLGHLITPEGTRSARTEEELTSSSAEARTALRVLIEGRLLHARGEAGGASYELTHEALIASWSTLRHWLDEDAGLRALRQRLVEVSAEWERLRHADELLWKARQLTEARALDATLLGVRERSFLRASHRAVRRQSLRRGLIALLLLLTVAGSYGGLRLQEHLAVQRFVSARMEQARVLMAEGQAQGQRSSTNRELALALFAGKPPGPTAAQEALDPLGLWLSAEEHWGQALDEYRQADSTLSQAEHSLEEVLDRGHEEPEALQLLLKILLEHIALTERFHRPEERAPLLDRFERLASKHPESSALLHAPATLELETEPPGAHVELTRYVNSHGLRKEAPVDGIEPLSTHSAIRLPLPAGAYHLRLTREGHAPVELPLLLERGQREQLRLRLPRASEVPAGYVYVPPGCFLMGSNAPEEEREFLHSAPLHRRCLSEGYLIGRTEVTLGDWLLYLKTLRPEDAARRLLETPHRDQGNSAIMLRHLPEGGWSYSFFLVNGQVLEAREGEPIRYPGRRHRQEQDWRRFPLSGVSASRFEPYLAWLSSSGRLPGARLCGELEWMRAASGADDRKYPHGDILLNDHGNFDLTYGRRPDAFGPDEAGAHPASVSPFGLHDMAGNIFELARAETQDLGEYVLLGGAWYFERVSTLIANRQAGTPTLQDARVGFRVCASMPAP, encoded by the coding sequence ATGGCTCCCATGCTGCGTACCTCCGCGCTGGCTGAATCGCCCTGTCTCACGGACGAGCTCCTGGCAGGCTTGGTTGACGGCCAGCTGACGCTGGAGGAGCGGGAACGTGTCCATGCGCACGCGGCCCGGTGCAAGAGCTGCTGCGAGCTACTCGTCGCCGTTACTCGCGGGGGCCTGAGCCAAGAAGTCCTCCCAGTCTTCTCCTCCCAACCCGCCGAGCCTGCCGAGCCTGTCCCGGCTGACTGGACGCCCCCCGAGGAGTTCCACCAGTTCCGGCTGGTCCGGCCGCTCGGCCGCGGCGCCATGGGCATCGTTTATCTGGCGCAGGATCGCACCCTGGACCGGCACGTCGCGGTGAAGTTCATCGCGGCGCCCTGGCCCGATGCCCGGGCCCGCGAGCGCTTCCAGACAGAGGCGCGCGCCATCGCCCGCCTGAACCACGTCCATGTCGTCACCGTGTTCAGCGCCAGCGAGATCGAGGGTCATCCGTACATCGTCTCCGAGTACCTCACCGGCTCCAGCCTCGCCCGCCTCGCCCTGCCGCTCCCCTGGCGGCGCGTGCTCGACCTGGGCATCGGACTCTCGCAGGGGCTCGCGGCGGCACATCGTCAAGGCGTGCTCCACCGCGACCTCAAGCCCGATAATCTCTTCCTGACCTCCGAGGGAGAGGTGAAGCTGCTCGACTTCGGCCTGGCCGAGCTCGTGGACTCCAGCGCGCGCGCGGAGTCCACCGGGGTGCGCACCCCCGCGGGGACACCGCGCTACATGGCCCCGGAGCTCTTCCGAGGAGAGCTGGCGACCCCCCAGAGCGACCTCTATGCGCTCGGACTGATCCTCTACGAGCTCTGCACGGGCACGCTGCCCTCGCGGCACCGCTCCGGCCCGCCCGCCCCGGAAGAAGCGCCCCCGGCCCACACGCTCCCGGAGCGCGTCCCAGGGCTCGCCCCGGAGTTCGCCGCCCTCATCGAGCGCTGCCTGCACGCTGACCCACAGGCGCGCTTTCCCTCGGCAGAGGCGCTCTGCGCCGAGCTCGAGCGGCTCGAGCCCCTCCACGCAGCAGCCACGCTCCCCACCGGCAATCCCTACCGGGGACTGGCCCCTTTCGAGGCCGAGCACCGCGAGCACTTCTTCGGCCGCGACGCCGACATCCGCGCCGTCATCGAGCGGCTGCGCCACCAGCCCGTCGTGCTCGTCACGGGAGACTCGGGGGTGGGCAAGTCCTCTCTCTGCCGGGCGGGCATCCTGCCGCGTGCGGCCCGCGGTGCGCTCGATGAGTTCCTCAACTTCTCCACCGTCACGCTGGAGCCCGGCCGCCGTCCGGTGGCGGCGCTGGCCGCGGCGCTCGCCCCCGTGCTGGGACTCCCGGAGGCGGAGCTTGGGACCCGGCTCAACGGAGAGCCGGACTGGCTGGGGCCCGCGCTCCGCGAGACGTGCCAGCAGGGACGCGGCCTGCTCCTCTTCGTCGATCAGCTCGAAGAACTCGTCACGCTCAGCGAGCCTGCTCAGGCGGCACGGTTCGCGAGCCTGCTGGGAGAGCTCGCCCTGCCCGCTCCCGGCGTGCATGTGCTCCTCGCGTCGCGCGGCGACTTCCTGACCCGCGTCGGCGCGCTGCCGAGCCTGGGAGATGCCGTCGAGCGCGCGCTCTACCTGCTTCGGCCCCTCTCCCCGGACGGAGTGCGCGAGGCCATCACCGGCCCCGCTCGTAGCCACGGCGTCGTCTTCGAGTCGGAGGCCCTCGTCCAGACTCTTGTCGAGGCCACGGCGCAAGGCTCGGGCAGCCTGCCGCTCCTTCAGTTCACCCTGGCGGAGCTCTGGGAGCGCCGCGACACGGAGAGGCACTGCATCACTCGAGCGGCGCTGGAGGGGATGGATGGAGTGGCCGGCGCGCTGTCACGGCATGCGGACGGCGTGCTCGCGCGCCTTGATCGGGCCGAGCAACAGGCCGCGCGGCGCCTGCTCGGCCACCTCATCACCCCAGAGGGCACCCGGAGCGCACGAACCGAGGAGGAGCTCACCAGCAGCTCGGCGGAGGCCCGGACCGCCCTGCGGGTGCTCATTGAAGGACGCCTGCTGCATGCACGGGGAGAGGCTGGCGGGGCAAGCTATGAGCTGACCCACGAGGCTCTCATCGCGAGTTGGAGCACGTTGCGCCACTGGCTCGATGAGGACGCGGGCCTTCGCGCGCTCCGCCAACGGCTGGTCGAGGTAAGCGCGGAGTGGGAGCGCCTCCGCCATGCGGACGAGCTGCTCTGGAAGGCGCGGCAGCTCACCGAGGCCCGCGCGCTCGACGCCACCTTGTTGGGAGTGCGCGAGCGGTCCTTCCTGCGAGCGTCCCACCGCGCCGTGCGCCGCCAGAGCCTGCGCCGTGGACTCATCGCGCTCCTGCTCCTGCTCACCGTGGCTGGCTCCTATGGAGGGCTCCGCCTGCAGGAGCACTTGGCGGTCCAGCGCTTCGTCAGTGCACGCATGGAGCAGGCCCGTGTCTTGATGGCGGAGGGCCAGGCGCAGGGCCAGCGCTCCAGCACCAACCGGGAGCTGGCCCTCGCCTTGTTCGCGGGCAAGCCTCCGGGCCCTACCGCGGCCCAGGAAGCCCTGGATCCGCTGGGCCTTTGGCTGAGCGCCGAGGAGCACTGGGGCCAGGCGCTCGACGAGTACAGGCAAGCTGACTCCACGCTCAGCCAGGCCGAGCACAGCCTCGAGGAGGTGCTCGATCGCGGCCACGAGGAGCCCGAAGCGCTCCAACTCCTGCTGAAGATCCTCCTTGAGCACATCGCGCTGACAGAGCGCTTCCACCGTCCGGAGGAGCGTGCCCCGTTGCTGGACCGCTTCGAGAGGCTCGCTTCCAAGCACCCGGAGTCGAGCGCCCTGCTCCACGCACCGGCCACGCTCGAGCTCGAGACCGAGCCCCCGGGCGCGCACGTCGAGCTGACGCGCTATGTGAACTCTCACGGGCTCCGGAAGGAAGCGCCCGTTGACGGCATCGAGCCCCTCTCCACCCACTCCGCCATCCGCCTGCCACTCCCGGCCGGGGCTTATCACCTCCGCCTCACGCGAGAGGGCCACGCCCCCGTGGAGCTGCCCCTGCTGCTCGAGCGCGGCCAGCGGGAGCAGCTCCGCCTTCGCCTGCCCAGGGCGAGCGAGGTACCTGCGGGCTATGTCTACGTCCCCCCGGGCTGCTTCCTCATGGGCAGCAATGCACCAGAAGAGGAGCGCGAGTTCCTGCACAGCGCGCCGCTGCACCGGCGCTGCCTCTCCGAGGGATACCTCATCGGACGAACCGAGGTCACCCTGGGCGACTGGCTGCTCTATTTAAAGACGCTGCGTCCGGAAGACGCGGCTCGGCGCCTCCTCGAGACCCCGCACCGGGATCAAGGCAACAGCGCCATCATGCTGCGGCACTTGCCGGAGGGCGGCTGGAGCTACTCCTTCTTCCTGGTGAACGGACAGGTGCTCGAAGCGCGCGAGGGCGAGCCCATCCGCTACCCGGGACGCAGACACCGCCAGGAGCAGGACTGGCGCCGCTTTCCCCTCTCGGGCGTCTCCGCCAGCCGCTTCGAGCCCTACCTCGCGTGGCTGTCGTCCTCCGGGCGCCTGCCGGGAGCGCGGCTGTGCGGTGAACTCGAGTGGATGCGCGCGGCCAGCGGCGCGGATGATCGCAAGTATCCTCATGGCGACATCCTCCTGAATGACCACGGCAACTTCGATTTGACCTACGGCCGCCGGCCTGACGCCTTCGGGCCCGACGAGGCCGGCGCGCACCCGGCCTCCGTGAGCCCCTTCGGGCTGCACGACATGGCCGGCAACATCTTCGAGCTCGCCCGCGCCGAGACCCAGGACCTCGGCGAATATGTCCTCCTGGGAGGCGCCTGGTACTTCGAGCGCGTGAGCACCCTGATCGCCAATCGCCAGGCAGGGACCCCCACGCTCCAAGACGCTCGCGTCGGCTTTCGCGTGTGCGCCTCCATGCCGGCTCCTTGA
- a CDS encoding ADYC domain-containing protein, with translation MKSSLILLLCLLASTSTRAAVPERPKPARPAPCQGQTHPRTSWPQGTMLWGTARQTSEDAMSSVLTSVYLDGLLLKGAPRQSASWEKGQLTVPGLEPAQLAGALLRGTASDGASVEVALCGAERSAENPALLWYQIELWNPRTSSWENPCIATARVPSPRVLAVNDLWDATGASKHVEGQFTFACENGAIAKCVRWGYTPWESKDGRSMRELHQACTRMARADYCGNGRSHTREDTPLDIYDSLSVLARTRELSSAWDPARASFEAAWTPDGAACLSRTRDGRALETLRQECPELFEEKPRDLGEGDQCTWVRKGSHEEEALLRNRSYAPASLAGDHEGHDERHDRGHQ, from the coding sequence ATGAAGAGCTCGCTGATCCTGCTCCTATGTCTCCTGGCCAGCACCTCCACACGAGCCGCTGTCCCCGAGCGTCCCAAGCCTGCGCGGCCCGCGCCCTGCCAGGGCCAGACCCACCCGCGCACCTCCTGGCCCCAGGGCACGATGCTCTGGGGAACCGCACGCCAGACGTCCGAGGACGCGATGAGCAGCGTGCTGACGTCGGTCTACCTGGACGGCCTTCTCCTGAAAGGCGCTCCGCGCCAGAGCGCGAGCTGGGAGAAGGGCCAGCTGACCGTACCGGGACTCGAGCCCGCGCAGCTGGCTGGAGCCCTGCTGCGCGGCACCGCCAGTGACGGAGCGTCCGTGGAGGTGGCCCTCTGTGGCGCGGAGCGCTCGGCGGAGAATCCGGCGTTGCTCTGGTACCAGATCGAGCTCTGGAACCCTCGCACGTCCTCCTGGGAGAACCCGTGCATCGCCACGGCGCGGGTGCCTTCGCCCCGGGTGCTGGCCGTGAACGACCTCTGGGATGCCACCGGGGCCTCCAAGCATGTGGAGGGGCAGTTCACCTTCGCGTGTGAGAATGGCGCCATCGCCAAGTGCGTCCGCTGGGGCTACACGCCCTGGGAATCCAAGGACGGGCGCTCAATGCGGGAACTGCACCAAGCGTGCACGCGCATGGCGCGGGCGGACTATTGCGGCAACGGCCGCAGCCACACCCGCGAGGACACCCCTCTCGATATCTACGACAGCCTCTCGGTTCTCGCCCGGACGCGCGAGCTCTCGTCCGCCTGGGATCCGGCGCGCGCGTCATTCGAGGCGGCGTGGACGCCCGACGGCGCCGCCTGCCTCTCGCGGACACGGGATGGGCGGGCCCTGGAGACCCTGCGTCAGGAGTGCCCTGAACTCTTCGAGGAGAAACCGAGAGACCTTGGAGAGGGCGACCAGTGCACCTGGGTGCGCAAGGGCTCGCACGAGGAGGAGGCGCTGCTGCGCAACCGCTCCTATGCGCCGGCCTCGCTAGCCGGAGACCACGAAGGCCACGACGAGCGTCACGATCGCGGGCATCAGTAG
- a CDS encoding DUF5808 domain-containing protein translates to MRFMPLAMLIAAAAWLASRWDALPARWVVHWGPRGVPNGWATKTFGGVFGPLLFGVGLALFLELIAVAIERTSRTRFPQLAHACGNIVRWVSIAVVGIVALLAVLLPSSSPPSPRVVLGVCFGAIALALVAGGRGLAVAMKQMKAEGESLPKGYGAFLYRNPEDRRLWVPKLVGIGWTLNFAHPAAWLLLGLLLMPAIVTLVVAFVVSG, encoded by the coding sequence ATGCGCTTCATGCCTTTAGCGATGCTGATAGCGGCGGCGGCGTGGCTCGCCAGCCGATGGGACGCGCTCCCGGCACGGTGGGTGGTGCACTGGGGTCCCAGAGGCGTGCCGAACGGCTGGGCCACGAAGACGTTCGGAGGGGTCTTCGGGCCGCTCCTGTTCGGAGTGGGACTGGCCCTCTTCCTTGAGCTGATAGCTGTGGCCATCGAGCGCACGAGCCGGACGCGATTCCCCCAGCTTGCGCACGCCTGCGGCAACATCGTGCGCTGGGTGTCCATCGCAGTGGTGGGAATCGTTGCGCTCCTGGCGGTGCTGCTGCCCTCGTCGAGTCCGCCCTCACCGCGGGTCGTCCTGGGAGTGTGCTTTGGGGCGATCGCGCTGGCGCTGGTAGCGGGGGGACGGGGGCTCGCCGTGGCCATGAAGCAGATGAAGGCCGAGGGCGAGTCCCTGCCAAAGGGGTATGGAGCGTTCCTCTATCGCAACCCCGAGGACCGCCGGCTCTGGGTTCCCAAACTGGTGGGGATCGGCTGGACCTTGAACTTCGCCCATCCCGCCGCGTGGCTTCTGCTGGGGTTGCTACTGATGCCCGCGATCGTGACGCTCGTCGTGGCCTTCGTGGTCTCCGGCTAG
- a CDS encoding class I SAM-dependent methyltransferase has protein sequence MERRSDWYTHPKYYEAIFGTDTEKEMDFLLGVNQQYGTGGSLWLEPACGAGRLVAEAARRGLEIVGYDISEPMLAHARRRLTPAQRRRIRLSQSRMESFSAPELEGRVDLAFNLVSTFRYLDSEAAARAHLESTRRLLKPKGVYVLGFHLTEYPRTTFERERWVGRVGRDTVVCNTREGLPDRRRRRSPMRNRLRITGPGKDMLIETEWFFRTYDGPQARRLFRLAGLNLLATYDFDYRLEEPLGRGSTRLDRVFILQPGVTS, from the coding sequence ATGGAACGACGCTCCGACTGGTACACCCACCCCAAGTATTACGAGGCCATCTTCGGCACCGACACCGAGAAGGAGATGGATTTCCTGCTCGGGGTGAACCAGCAGTATGGCACCGGCGGCTCGCTGTGGCTCGAGCCAGCCTGTGGCGCCGGGCGGCTCGTTGCGGAGGCCGCGCGCCGAGGGCTCGAGATCGTCGGCTATGACATCTCCGAGCCTATGCTCGCGCACGCCCGTCGGCGCCTGACTCCAGCGCAGCGGCGCCGCATCCGCCTCTCTCAGTCCCGCATGGAGTCGTTCTCCGCACCCGAGCTGGAGGGCCGGGTGGACCTGGCCTTCAACCTCGTGTCCACCTTCCGCTACCTGGACAGCGAGGCTGCCGCCCGCGCGCACTTGGAGAGCACCCGGCGGCTGCTCAAGCCGAAGGGGGTGTACGTGCTCGGCTTCCATCTCACCGAGTACCCGCGAACCACCTTCGAGCGCGAGCGCTGGGTGGGCCGAGTCGGCCGGGACACCGTGGTCTGCAACACCCGCGAGGGGCTGCCGGATCGCCGTCGCCGCCGCTCGCCGATGCGCAACCGCCTGCGGATTACCGGGCCGGGCAAGGACATGCTCATCGAGACCGAGTGGTTCTTCCGCACCTACGACGGGCCCCAGGCGCGGCGCCTCTTCCGCTTGGCGGGGCTGAACCTTTTGGCCACCTATGATTTCGACTATCGTCTGGAGGAGCCGCTCGGTCGAGGGAGCACCCGGCTGGATCGGGTCTTCATCCTCCAGCCTGGCGTCACTTCCTGA
- a CDS encoding ABC transporter ATP-binding protein produces MAEPVLQLRGVTKDYGEEVVTRVLFGVDLTLRPGEFAALVGPSGSGKSTLLNLIGLLDRPTEGQVLIQGQDTSKLDDDGLARMRARSLGFIFQFHHLLGAFTAVENVMMPLLADQGYPTPEMRERALALLRAVGLGERAESPPSKLSGGQQQRVAIARALVTSPRLVLADEPTGNLDTGTSVQVFELLRRFNVEQGTSFLIVTHDPRLAERCDRIIEIVDGRIRRDEPVAH; encoded by the coding sequence ATGGCTGAGCCCGTCCTCCAGCTCCGAGGCGTCACCAAGGACTACGGGGAGGAGGTCGTCACCCGTGTGCTCTTCGGCGTGGACCTGACGCTGAGGCCGGGCGAGTTCGCGGCGCTGGTGGGCCCGTCCGGCTCGGGGAAGAGCACCCTGCTCAACCTGATCGGGCTGCTGGACCGGCCCACCGAGGGACAGGTGCTCATCCAGGGGCAGGACACCTCTAAGCTGGATGACGACGGGCTGGCGCGGATGCGGGCGCGATCGCTGGGCTTCATCTTCCAGTTCCACCACCTGCTGGGCGCCTTCACCGCGGTGGAGAACGTGATGATGCCGCTGCTGGCGGACCAGGGCTACCCGACGCCCGAGATGCGGGAGCGGGCCCTGGCTCTGCTCCGGGCGGTGGGGCTCGGCGAGCGCGCGGAGTCGCCTCCCAGCAAGCTCTCGGGAGGGCAGCAGCAGCGGGTGGCCATCGCGCGGGCGCTGGTGACGTCGCCGCGGCTGGTGCTGGCGGACGAGCCCACGGGGAACCTCGATACAGGGACCTCGGTGCAGGTGTTCGAGCTGTTGCGCCGCTTCAACGTGGAGCAAGGAACGTCCTTCCTCATCGTCACGCACGATCCCCGGCTGGCCGAGCGGTGTGACCGCATCATCGAGATCGTCGACGGCCGCATCCGCCGGGATGAGCCGGTAGCGCACTGA
- a CDS encoding ABC transporter permease codes for MPFELFVALRFLREGRAQTVLILAGASVGVAVIVFLSALIDGLQASLVAKTLGSQPHIIVRAPEEVARPLTRSPESLLQVVRPAQRLRSVDQWQQVRELLERTPGVEAVAPVVSGPGFAARGTASRSVAIRGVEPEPFSQVIDVPSRLVAGAWRLRGSEAVIGQELAKDLGLEVGDKLRLSTAEGRSDTFLITGIFDLGNKDVNGRWVLVPLRSGQTLLDLMGGVSSLELKVTDLFGAEGLADELQRRTGLVAESWMTLNAQLLTALRSQSSSRYMIQFFVIVAVALGIASVLVVSVVQKSREIGILKAMGTATSKVMRVFLIQGAVVGVVGSVLGSAMGSGLALFFTAIARNPDGSPLFPITLEPGLFLTAAGVALVTGLVAAVVPARRASRLDPAVVIRNG; via the coding sequence ATGCCGTTCGAGCTCTTCGTCGCGTTGCGCTTCCTCCGGGAGGGCCGGGCCCAGACGGTGTTGATCCTCGCGGGAGCCTCGGTGGGGGTGGCGGTCATCGTGTTCCTCTCCGCGCTGATTGATGGGCTCCAGGCCAGCCTCGTGGCGAAGACGCTGGGCTCTCAGCCGCACATCATTGTCCGGGCGCCGGAGGAGGTGGCACGGCCGCTGACGCGCTCTCCGGAGTCCCTGCTCCAGGTGGTGCGGCCCGCGCAGCGGCTGCGGTCCGTGGATCAGTGGCAGCAGGTGCGCGAGCTGCTCGAGCGCACGCCCGGGGTGGAAGCCGTGGCGCCGGTGGTGTCCGGGCCGGGCTTCGCGGCCCGAGGCACGGCGAGCCGGTCGGTGGCCATCCGGGGCGTGGAGCCGGAGCCGTTCTCGCAGGTCATCGACGTGCCGTCGCGGCTGGTGGCGGGCGCGTGGCGGCTGCGCGGCTCCGAGGCGGTGATTGGCCAGGAACTGGCGAAGGACCTCGGGCTGGAGGTGGGGGACAAGCTGCGGCTGTCCACGGCGGAGGGGCGCTCGGACACGTTCCTCATCACCGGCATCTTCGACCTGGGCAACAAGGACGTGAACGGGCGCTGGGTGCTGGTGCCGCTGCGCTCGGGGCAGACGCTGCTGGACCTGATGGGCGGGGTGTCGTCGCTGGAGCTGAAGGTGACGGACCTGTTCGGCGCGGAGGGGCTCGCGGATGAGCTGCAGCGGCGCACGGGGCTGGTGGCCGAGAGCTGGATGACGCTGAACGCGCAGTTGCTCACGGCGCTGCGCTCGCAGAGCAGCTCGCGGTACATGATCCAGTTCTTCGTCATCGTGGCGGTGGCGCTGGGCATTGCCTCGGTGCTGGTGGTGTCGGTGGTCCAGAAGTCGCGGGAGATCGGCATCCTCAAGGCCATGGGCACGGCCACCTCCAAGGTGATGCGGGTATTCCTCATCCAGGGAGCAGTGGTGGGCGTGGTGGGCTCGGTGCTGGGCAGCGCGATGGGCTCGGGGCTGGCGCTCTTCTTCACGGCGATCGCGCGCAACCCGGATGGCTCGCCCCTGTTCCCCATCACTCTGGAGCCGGGGCTGTTCCTCACGGCGGCAGGCGTGGCGCTCGTGACAGGGCTGGTGGCGGCGGTCGTCCCGGCGCGGCGGGCCTCGCGGCTGGATCCCGCGGTGGTGATCCGCAATGGCTGA
- a CDS encoding efflux RND transporter periplasmic adaptor subunit — translation MALHTGGSRLTRWARKHPLGTGLLMVVGLLAVFGVARSLRGAEVEALRVRSGPLVHRIVVSGRASPPALVSVASVLSGTVETVAVEEGAQLEPGQLMLKLQSATLEADVARARAGVLQARARLKQLLDVSAPQRAQAVRQAELERDQAERAFERAQKLREEGALTQEQLEQAQSAREVARSRLSSVQAQATASAQGGAEVRLVEAGVEQAEAELKAAQERLDDATLRAPVRAVVLRRQVEPGDSVQPGRVLLTLARVGETRLTVEPDERSLAFLQKGQPAQASADAFPKERFAATVETVAPSVDPDRGTVEVKLAVPQPPGYLRPGMTVSVEIEVGRKERALLLPTEGVRDTASEQPWVLVPQDGRAVRKDVTLGLRGEEQVEVVQGLAEGELVLTSSKLLPGQRVRPRVREGR, via the coding sequence ATGGCGCTGCACACTGGGGGCTCCAGGCTGACGAGGTGGGCGCGGAAGCACCCGCTCGGGACGGGGCTGCTCATGGTGGTGGGACTCTTGGCCGTCTTTGGGGTGGCCCGCTCGCTGCGAGGAGCCGAGGTGGAGGCCCTGCGCGTCCGCTCGGGGCCTCTCGTCCACCGGATTGTCGTGAGCGGGCGGGCCTCTCCTCCAGCGCTGGTGTCCGTGGCCAGTGTGCTCTCCGGGACGGTGGAGACGGTGGCGGTGGAGGAGGGCGCCCAGCTGGAGCCCGGTCAGCTGATGCTGAAGCTGCAGTCCGCCACGCTGGAGGCGGACGTGGCTCGCGCTCGCGCCGGAGTCCTCCAGGCTCGGGCTCGGCTCAAGCAGTTGCTGGATGTGAGCGCGCCACAGCGGGCGCAGGCCGTCCGGCAGGCCGAGCTGGAGCGGGACCAGGCAGAGCGCGCCTTCGAGCGGGCCCAGAAGCTGCGGGAGGAGGGCGCCCTGACGCAGGAGCAGCTCGAGCAGGCCCAGAGCGCGCGAGAGGTGGCGCGCAGCCGTCTGTCGAGCGTCCAGGCCCAGGCCACCGCCAGCGCTCAAGGGGGAGCCGAGGTCCGGCTCGTGGAGGCTGGGGTGGAGCAGGCCGAGGCGGAGCTGAAGGCGGCCCAGGAGCGGCTCGACGACGCCACGCTGAGGGCGCCGGTGCGCGCGGTGGTGCTGCGACGGCAGGTAGAGCCGGGGGACTCGGTGCAGCCGGGCCGGGTGCTGCTGACGCTGGCCCGGGTGGGGGAGACGCGCCTCACGGTGGAGCCGGATGAGCGCAGCCTCGCCTTCCTCCAGAAGGGACAGCCCGCGCAGGCGTCCGCGGATGCATTCCCCAAGGAGCGCTTCGCCGCGACAGTGGAGACGGTGGCGCCGTCAGTGGATCCAGATCGGGGCACAGTGGAGGTGAAGCTCGCGGTGCCGCAGCCACCGGGCTACCTGAGGCCGGGGATGACGGTGTCCGTGGAGATCGAGGTGGGGCGAAAGGAGCGCGCGCTCCTGTTGCCCACGGAGGGGGTGAGGGACACGGCCTCGGAGCAGCCATGGGTGCTGGTCCCTCAGGATGGGCGAGCGGTGCGCAAGGACGTGACGCTGGGGCTGCGAGGCGAGGAGCAAGTGGAGGTGGTACAGGGGCTGGCCGAGGGCGAGCTCGTCCTGACGTCCTCCAAGCTGCTGCCGGGCCAGCGGGTGCGGCCACGGGTGCGAGAGGGGCGGTGA
- a CDS encoding ZIP family metal transporter, producing the protein MSPVVATVATYSFIILLGALVGAMVVVFTERATRLVTFLAFAAGVMLGAAFFHMLPEAFHSGGYPSFTLVPAGFVFLVVLERYFLSHTCEEPLNCTEHAHHGLGLAALVGLSVHTLIDGLALGSAVNEGVGLMAFIAIVSHKVPSSLSLASILKSEGKSTSAILGYSTFYGLMVPVGAGLYFASNAALRIEKFSPWALAFSAGTFLYIAVSDLLPHVSRHGKERQGRNLVALFGGLLLMLALARFTEH; encoded by the coding sequence ATGTCGCCGGTCGTGGCCACGGTCGCCACCTACTCGTTCATCATCCTGTTGGGAGCGCTCGTTGGCGCGATGGTGGTGGTGTTTACTGAGCGGGCCACCCGGCTGGTGACATTCCTGGCGTTCGCCGCCGGGGTGATGCTGGGGGCGGCCTTCTTCCACATGCTCCCGGAGGCCTTCCACAGCGGGGGCTACCCGTCCTTCACGCTGGTGCCCGCGGGGTTCGTCTTCCTGGTGGTGCTGGAGCGCTATTTCCTCTCCCACACCTGCGAGGAGCCGCTGAACTGCACGGAGCACGCGCACCACGGGCTGGGGCTCGCCGCGCTCGTGGGGCTCTCGGTGCACACGCTGATTGATGGGCTCGCGCTGGGCTCGGCGGTGAACGAGGGCGTGGGGCTGATGGCCTTCATCGCCATCGTCTCGCACAAGGTGCCGTCCTCGCTGTCGCTGGCCTCCATCCTCAAGTCCGAGGGCAAGAGCACCTCCGCCATCCTGGGCTACTCCACCTTCTATGGGCTGATGGTGCCGGTGGGGGCGGGGCTCTACTTCGCCTCGAACGCGGCGCTGCGCATCGAGAAGTTCTCGCCGTGGGCCTTGGCGTTCTCGGCGGGCACCTTCCTCTATATCGCCGTGTCGGATCTGCTCCCGCACGTCAGCCGGCACGGCAAGGAGCGGCAGGGGCGCAACCTGGTGGCGCTCTTTGGCGGCCTGCTGCTGATGCTCGCGCTGGCGCGCTTTACGGAACACTGA